A single genomic interval of Cervus elaphus chromosome 19, mCerEla1.1, whole genome shotgun sequence harbors:
- the UBA5 gene encoding ubiquitin-like modifier-activating enzyme 5 translates to MAESVERLQQRVEELERELAQERSRRALGGGDGGGGRARIANMSSEVVDSNPYSRLMALKRMGIVSDYEKIRTFTVAIVGVGGVGSVTAEMLTRCGIGKLLLFDYDKVELANMNRLFFQPHQAGLSKVQAAEHTLRNINPDVLFEAHNYNITTVENFEHFMNRISNGGLEEGKPVDLVLSCVDNFEARMTINTACNELGQTWMESGVSENAVSGHIQLIIPGESACFACAPPLVVAANIDEKTLKREGVCAASLPTTMGVVAGILVQNVLKFLLNFGTVSFYLGYNAMQDFFPTMSMKPNPQCDDRNCRKQQKEYKKKVAALPKQEVIQEEGEIIHEDNEWGIELVSEISEEELKNSSGPIPNLPKGITVAYTVPQKQEDSVPEVTVEDSGESLEDLMAKMKNM, encoded by the exons ATGGCCGAGTCCGTGGAACGGCTGCAGCAGCGGGTCGAAGAGCTGGAGCGGGAACTGGCCCAGGAGAGAAGTCGCCGCGCCCTGGGGGGCGGCGACGGAGGAGGCGGTCGGGCCCGCATTGCAAATATGAGCTCCGAGGTGGTGGATTCCAACCCCTACAG ccgcCTGATGGCTTTGAAACGAATGGGAATTGTGAGTGACTATGAG AAAATACGTACCTTTACTGTAGCAATAGTAGGTGTTGGTGGAGTTGGCAGTGTGACTGCTGAAATGCTGACACGATGTGGCATTGGTAAG ttgCTACTCTTTGACTATGACAAGGTGGAACTGGCCAATATGAATAGACTTTTCTTCCAACCTCATCAAGCAGGATTAAGTAAAGTTCAAGCAGCAGAACATACTTTGAG GAACATTAATCCTGATGTTCTTTTTGAAGCACACAATTACAATATAACCACAGTAGAAAACTTTGAACATTTCATGAATAGAATaag tAATGGTGGATTAGAAGAAGGAAAACCTGTTGACCTAGTTCTTAGCTGTGTGGATAATTTTGAAGCTCGAATGACAATAAATACA GCTTGTAATGAGCTTGGACAAACATGGATGGAGTCTGGGGTCAGTGAAAATGCAGTTTCAGGGCATATACAGCTCATAATTCCCGGAGAATCTGCTTGTTTTGCG TGTGCTCCACCACTTGTAGTTGCTGCAAATATTGATGAGAAGACTCTGAAACGAGAAGGTGTTTGTGCAGCCAGTCTTCCTACTACTATGGGAGTGGTTGCTGGGATCTTGGTACAAAATGTGTTAAA GTTTCTGTTAAATTTTGGTACTGTTAGTTTTTACCTTGGATACAATGCAATGCAGGATTTTTTCCCTACTATGTCCATGAAGCCAAATCCTCAGTGTGATGACAGAAACTGTAGGAAGCAGCAGAAGGAATACAAG AAAAAGGTAGCAGCACTGCCCAAACAGGAGGTTATTCAAGAAGAAGGAGAGATAATACATGAAGACAATGAGTGGG GTATTGAGTTGGTATCTGAGATTtcagaagaggaactgaaaaattcttcaggtCCAATCCCTAACTTACCTAAAGGAATTACAGTGGCATATACAGTTCCTCAAAAG CAAGAAGATTCTGTACCTGAAGTAACAGTAGAAGATTCTGGTGAAAGCTTGGAAGACCTTATGGCCAAGATGAAGAACATGTAA